A window of Hyperolius riggenbachi isolate aHypRig1 chromosome 1, aHypRig1.pri, whole genome shotgun sequence contains these coding sequences:
- the SOD3 gene encoding extracellular superoxide dismutase [Cu-Zn], whose amino-acid sequence MRLFFLAFILSAYTSCDVHAGSHDQNEAGILSDMLTKIDDIWNWCVNPHRLQKNDDTLYAICNLQPNSKLNATEPNITGDVLFKQCYPDGKLEAHFCIRGFPTSPNGSLRAIHIHTYGDLSNGCDSTGGHYNPNSVNHPNHPGDFGNFQVKNGNIQQHLHNLQANLFGPLSVIGRSVVVHKLADDLGKGNNQASLENGNAGLRLACCIIGITTNASWVKWVSGPGNQ is encoded by the coding sequence ATGCGTTTATTTTTCCTGGCATTTATCCTTTCTGCTTACACATCCTGCGATGTCCACGCTGGCAGCCATGATCAAAACGAAGCAGGTATTCTATCTGACATGCTTACAAAAATAGATGACATATGGAACTGGTGTGTTAATCCACATAGGTTACAGAAAAATGATGATACGCTGTACGCCATCTGTAACCTACAACCAAATTCCAAGCTGAACGCAACGGAGCCCAACATCACTGGAGATGTCTTATTCAAGCAGTGCTATCCAGACGGAAAGCTAGAGGCACACTTCTGTATACGAGGATTTCCAACAAGTCCAAATGGATCTTTAAGAGCCATTCACATCCACACCTATGGCGACTTGAGCAATGGCTGCGACTCTACTGGAGGACATTACAATCCTAATTCTGTAAACCACCCGAATCACCCTGGAGATTTTGGTAATTTTCAAGTGAAGAATGGGAATATTCAGCAGCACCTCCACAATCTCCAGGCTAACCTATTTGGCCCGCTCTCTGTGATTGGTAGATCTGTTGTAGTCCACAAACTCGCCGATGACCTTGGCAAAGGCAATAACCAGGCCAGCCTGGAGAATGGAAATGCTGGACTACGTCTTGCTTGTTGCATTATTGGAATTACCACTAATGCTAGCTGGGTCAAGTGGGTGTCAGGGCCTGGTAATCAGTAG